ACGGCGGTGACATCACGCGCAAGAAGAAACTGCTCGAAAAGCAGAAGGAAGGGAAAAAGCGCATGAAAAAGGTTGGGCGCGTGGATATTCCGCAGGAAGCTTTTCTGGCCGTGCTGCGCGTTGGTGACAACAAGTGAAAGCGCGTCAATTCTTATAACGCACCCGATGAGGCGATTTTGCACCACGCACAAGGCAGTCCCTGCATGGCTGCCTTTTCAGCGCGCATAAACCCGGTAATCCATCTCCGGGAAAATCGTGTCGCGTTTCTCCACTTCGGCCAGCCAGTCTTCATCCACCGTCTCGCTGGTGAGCATTTCATACAGGCGGGTGAAGCGGTGGATGTGGTCACGGAAGCGCTTCTCGGCATACTGGACCATGGTTTTGTTGGTAATGATGAACGCCCAGTCGCTTGACTGCGCCAGCAACAGTTCCCGCGCCGCCTGATTGAGCGCCCGGTGCACAAGCGGACTGCCCGGTGTGGGAAACCGCCGGGCCAGTTCCTCCATGCGCCGTTCGGCCTGGTGCTGGTGGCGATACATCCACTGCGTATCCCGGTTGAGCCAAACCCGGTTGTAACCCTCTGCGCCCCACGACGAAGCCGATGGCACCTGGGGCTGGTTGTGGGGAAACATCTGCAGGTAGTCGCTCGGTGTGGCCAGAACGACCTCATCCTGGTCAAAGTGGATTTTGCGGATGAGGAAGTCCAGAAACTGCGGCCCCTCATACCACCAGTGACCGTACAGCTCGGCATCGTAGGGCGACACCACCAGCGGGGCGCGCCCGATGACCGTCCGCAGGTGGCGCATCTGGGCCTGCCGGGAAGCGAGAAAATGCCCGGCGTGTTCGGCGGCGGTTTCAGTGGCCCAGGCCGGTATGTAGGGCTGCTTGTGGTGCAGGTCCACCTTGCCCGTGACGCGAAAGTATTTGATGCCGATGTTGCGGCGCACCCCGTCCGCGTGCAGGTAGGGCTTGATGTAGTCGTAGTCGGCTTCATAGCCCAGGTCTTTGTAAAACTCCCGGTAGTTGGGATGGCCCGGATAACCGACCAGTGAACTCCAGACCTGCTCGCTGGTTTCCACATCGCGGGCAAAGGCCGCAACGCCCGAAGGGGTGATGGTCGGCGCAAAGATGCCCCGCGCCGGCCGCGGCGAACCAAACATGATGCTGTGCGAGTCCACGATAAAGTAGCGCAAGCCGACTTCGGCCAGCAGCGCATCAATGCCCGGTTCGTAAGCACATTCTGCCAGCCAGATGCCGGAGGGCAACCGGCCGAAATGCTTTTCGTAGTTGCGTACCGCAACCCGGATTTGCGCCCGCCGCGCCGATTCATAGCGCATCAGTGGCAAAAACCCGTGTGTGGCACAACAGGTGATGATCTCCAGCACGCCCTCATCCTGCAATCGCCGGAAAGCGCCAACCAGATCACGGTGATAGACGTTTTCATACAGGTTTTGGACAGCACGGAAGTGTTCGTGGTGCGCCTGTGCCGCCGGAGCAAAGGGAGTGCCTTTGGTACGAACGATTTCCTTCTCGGCCAGCTCGACGAGTTTGCCCAGATGACGGACGTACCGCTCGCGCAAAAGGTCATCCACGAGCATTTCGCACAGCGGCGGCGTCAGGGTCATGGTCAGCCGGACGCGCACCCCAGCCCGGTGCAGGCTCTCGAAAACGAACAACAGCGGGACGTAGGTTTCACTGATGGCTTCGTAGAGCCAGTCTTCCTCCAGAAACTCCGGGTATTCTGGATGCCGCACAAACGGCAGGTGGGCATGCAGAATCAGTGACAGAAATCCGGTGGTCATGCGTAGGGTATGGACTGAAACGGCTTTACCGTTGTCTCCCGAATGGCTTGCCGTAGCGGTATGGTGCTCTCCACCGAACCGGCAACCAGCCCGGTGGCTGCCTGGAGGCGGGCATCAGATGTGAATGGGACTGCCAAAAACTCCGTGCGCCGCCTCCATAACTGACTCCGATAGGGTTGGATGGGCGTGAATCGTGCGCACAAGTTCTTCGGTTGTCAGTTCACCACGGAGCGCGACACAGGCTTCGGCAATCAGCTCTGTGGCGCGGGGGCCGATGATGTGGACGCCCAGAATTTCGTCATACTTCGCATCGCTGACGATTTTCACCATGCCTTCCGTCCGCCCCAGAATCCGCGCCTTGCCGCTGGCGGCAAAGGGAAAGGAACCAACTTTGACCTCGTAGCCCCGTTCGCGGGCTTTGGCTTCGGTCAGGCCGACGCTGGCGACTTCCGGCTCGCAGTAGGTGCAGCTTGGCACACGGTCATAGTTGATGGGCTCGGTGGTGTGTCCGGCCATGTGTTCGACCGCCACGATGCCTTCCGCCGAGGCAACGTGGGCCAGCCAGGGGGTGTTGATGACATCCCCGATGGCATACACATTCGGTTCTGCCGTTTGCAAGAAGCCATTGACTGCGATGTAACCACCCTTTTCCACCACGGCCCTGGTGTTTTCGAGGCCAATTCCATCGCTGATGGGGCGTCGCCCGACGGCCACCAACAGTTTTTCGGTTTGCAACGTGGTGCGTTCACCCTGCCCATCCACAAGTGTCACCGCTACGCCCTGGTCATTGACCTTGGCAGCTTCACATTTGGTGCTGGTTTTGACCGTGATTTTCTGCGCCCGTAGTGCGCGCTCCAGTTCGGCGCTGATGGCGGCGTCCTCGATGGGCAGCACACGCGGCAGCATTTCGACGAGCGTCGTTTGAACGCCAAAGCGCGTCATGACGGAAGCAAACTCCACACCTACCGCGCCGGCCCCAAGAATGACGATGGAAGCCGGCAGCTCCGTCATCTCCAAGGCATGGTCGCTGTTGATGATACGCACACCATCGGTCGGAAAGAGCGGAATGTCCCGCGGCACCGAACCCGTGGCCACCAGAATGAACCGCGCCGTGAGGTATTCCTTTGTATCGCCATTGGTCACGCTGACGGTGTGCGGGTCCTCGATAAAGCCAAAGCCCTTGAAGACGTTGACCTTGTTTTTGTTCATCAGGTACTCGACACCCTTGGCCGATTTGATCACAATTTTGTGCTTGTATTTCCGCACGCCCTCGTAATCGAGTTTCACATCCGAAACGATCACGCCATAGTCAGCCGCGTGTTTGGACTGCTCATAGATGGTCGCACTTTCGAGCAGCGCCTTGGTGGGAATGCAGCCGCGCAGCAGGCACGTCCCACCCAGATGTTTGTCCTTTTCGACAATAGCCACACTCAGCCCAAGCTGCGCCGCCCGGATGGCCGCCACATAACCACCCGGCCCGGCGCCGATAATCACCACATCAAAGGAAGCGTTGGAAGAACTCACGGTTATGCCTCATATCACGGGATGGCAGACGGACCGGGGAGCAGCCAGCACTGCATTTTTCCGGAGTTGGGAAGGCGCTTGGACGGGAAGCCCGGCATGCTGGGGGCGCCTGTGACCCGATAGCCACCATCCGACATCATCAGACATCATCAGAATGGAAAAAACGGATGCCAAGCGGCATCCGTTTTGTATGGGGAGGGTTGGCTGGGAGACAGGGATTCGAACCCCGATACTCTGGTCCAGAGCCAGATGTCCTACCATTGAACGATCTCCCAACAAGGACTGACCGCAGCCAGCAGTGGCTATGCTGGCTGAAAAGCCCCCGGAAAGTCAACCCAAACCTCACCTGAAACTGGCTATCCGCTTGACAAAACACACCTGTGCAGCCATATCCCACCTCTGGCACTTTTGGCTCCATGTGGTATGGATGAAGGGCCCGCACAAGTTCTCCACAGGAATTTCAGGAATTGTACCAATGGACAAAGTCGCGCTCATCACGGGCATCACCGGACAGGACGGCTCCTACCTGACCGAGTTGCTGATCGCCAAGGGGTATGCTGTCCACGGCATCGTTCGGCGCAGCAGTTCGTTTTCCACGGGACGCATTGACCACCTGTACCGTGACCCGCATGACCCACTGCGTCAACTCACCCTGCATTACGGCGATCTGGCTGACAGCACCAGCCTGCGGCGCATCCTTGAAGCCGTCCAGCCGGATGAAATCTACAATCTCGCTGCACAGTCACACGTCAAGGTATCCTTCGAGCAGGCGGAGTACACCGGCGATGTCGTCGCCACCGGAACGTTACGGTTGCTGGAATCCATGCGGGATGTCGTGGCCCGTACCGGCAAGCCCATCCGCTACTACCAGGCCGGTTCATCGGAAATGTTTGGTGCAGCCCCGCCACCGCAAAGCGAAGCCACGCTGTTCTATCCCCGCAGTCCTTATGCCGTGGCCAAAGTGGCTGCCTACTGGTACACTGTCAACTACCGCGAAGCCTACGGCCTTTTTGCCTGCAACGGTATCCTGTTCAACCACGAGAGCGAACGACGGGGCGAGACCTTTGTGACGCGCAAGATTACGCGCGCCGTCGGGCGTATCAAATACGGGCTTCAGAAAAAACTCTACCTGGGCAACCTCGACGCCAAGCGTGACTGGGGCTTTGCCGGCGATTACGTCGAAGCCATGTGGCGGATGCTCCAGCAGGCAGCCCCGGATGACTACGTCATCGCCACGGGTGAAGCTCACTCGGTACGGGAGTTTCTCGAAGCGGCGTTTGCCCACGTGGAGCTCGACTGGCGGGATTACGTCGAGATTGACCCACGGTATTTTCGCCCGACGGAAGTCGATCACCTGCTTGGCGACGCCAGCAAGGCGCGGCAACATCTGGGCTGGCAACCACAGGTTTCCTTCCCGGCGCTTGTCGCCCGCATGGTTGACCATGATCTGGAATTGGCACGGCGCGAAGCCCTTGTGCGCGCCTCCCTCTGAATGACGGGGTTTGCCCTATGGAAAAAGACGCCAGAATCTATGTGGCCGGACACCGGGGACTGGTCGGTTCAGCCATCGTACGCAGGCTCCGCGCGGAGGGCTTTACGAACCTGCTTCTGCGAACGCGGGCGGAACTTGATCTGACACGGCAGACGGAAGTTGAAGCCTTTTTTGCCGCTGAACGTCCGGCGTATGTCTTTCTGGCGGCAGCCAAGGTCGGCGGCATCCTGGCCAATGACACCTACGGCGGGGATTTCATCCGGGACAATCTTCTTATCCAGACGCATGTCATCGAAGCTGCCCGCCAGACCGATGTCCAGAAACTCCTGTTCCTCGGCTCGTCCTGTATCTATCCCAAGTTTGCACCACAGCCGATGCCGGAGAATTGCCTGCTGACCGGCATTCTGGAACCGACCAATGAGCCTTATGCCGTGGCCAAGATTGCCGGGCTGACGATGGTCAAAGCATACCGAAAACAGTATGGTTTCAACGGCATCTCATTGATGCCAACGAACTTGTACGGTCCGGGCGACAACTTTGACCTGACCTCGTCGCACGTTCTGGCGGCGCTTCTGCGGAAGTTTCACGAAGCCAGGCTGACCAGCGCCCCTACTGTTACCGTGTGGGGCACCGGGAAACCACGCCGCGAGTTTCTTCACGTGGACGATCTGGCGGATGCGGCTTTGTTTCTCATGCAACGCTACGAAAGTGAAGACCCCATCAATGTTGGCGTCGGTGAAGACATCTCCATTGGTGAGCTGGCGATGATGATCCGCGACATCGTGGGTTATACCGGCGACATCATCTACGACACGGCAAAGCCGGACGGCACGCCGCGCAAACTGCTCGATGTCTCCCGGCTGCATGCCCTGGGCTGGCAGGCCCGGATCGGACTTCGCGAAGGAATTGCGGCAACTTATGCCTGGTATTGCGCTCACCATGGCGGATGAAATGCACACCATACCGGAAGGTGTCTCACCGGAGCGTCCACAACGCCTGCCCTTCGTTGCGGATCGGGATGTGCCGTTGTTTCGGGCGCAGTTGACCGTGGCGCTGGCAAACCACGGGATAGCCATGGATGCCGCGCAGGTGACGGCACTCGTCACCCACTACCATCTGCTTGGTGAGGCGAACAATCGGTTCAACCTGACCCGGTTGATAGCTCCCGCCGAGGCCGTTCGCTGGCACTACCTCGATGTTCTGGCAGCACTACCGTGTTTGACGGCTCCTGATTTACCGGATCGGTGGGTGGACATCGGCTCCGGCGGTGGTTTTCCTGGACTGGTTCTGGCTGTCGCGCGCCCGGACTGGCAGTTTATTCTCACCGAACGGCGCGCCAAAAAAGCGGCGTTTCTTCGCCACTGTGTGGCTGAACTTGATCTTGGCAGGCGGGTTCAGGTCTTTGCCGGCGACATCGAACCGGGCACCGTCAGGCGGGCGCTGAGTTCCTGCGGGACGGATGTTTCACGTGAAACGTGCGGTATCCTGGCGCGGGCTGTCGAGGACGGCCCGCGCCGTCTGCCACGGCTGTTGCGTGTGTCCCCCTTTGTGAGCGCTGCCTTCTGGTTCGGACAGGAAGATGCCCGGGCACTGGCCAGCCGTTTGCCTCCAACCTGGGAACTACGCCAGCACCACCCGCTCCCGACGGGAGACCGGCGTGCAGTCATTCTGCTAACCCGGCGCACCAACTAATCCTTTTACGCTCCCCCGGCGGCTGCGCTACAATGCCCCTCCGGGTAGCCAACACAGGCAGCTAACACAGGTAGCCAACAGAAACAGCCAAATGGTTACAGCGGAACTGGCGGAAGCCGGAAGTCGCTGCCGGGTGTTTCACGTTTCACATTTTGAGCACGAACAAGGGGGACGGCATGGGGAAAATCATCGCCGTTGCCAACCAGAAAGGCGGCGTTGGCAAGACGACGACAGCCATCAATCTGGCGGCAAGCCTGGCTGTCAATGA
This window of the Chloracidobacterium sp. N genome carries:
- the lpdA gene encoding dihydrolipoyl dehydrogenase, producing the protein MSSSNASFDVVIIGAGPGGYVAAIRAAQLGLSVAIVEKDKHLGGTCLLRGCIPTKALLESATIYEQSKHAADYGVIVSDVKLDYEGVRKYKHKIVIKSAKGVEYLMNKNKVNVFKGFGFIEDPHTVSVTNGDTKEYLTARFILVATGSVPRDIPLFPTDGVRIINSDHALEMTELPASIVILGAGAVGVEFASVMTRFGVQTTLVEMLPRVLPIEDAAISAELERALRAQKITVKTSTKCEAAKVNDQGVAVTLVDGQGERTTLQTEKLLVAVGRRPISDGIGLENTRAVVEKGGYIAVNGFLQTAEPNVYAIGDVINTPWLAHVASAEGIVAVEHMAGHTTEPINYDRVPSCTYCEPEVASVGLTEAKARERGYEVKVGSFPFAASGKARILGRTEGMVKIVSDAKYDEILGVHIIGPRATELIAEACVALRGELTTEELVRTIHAHPTLSESVMEAAHGVFGSPIHI
- a CDS encoding 16S rRNA (guanine(527)-N(7))-methyltransferase RsmG; the protein is MPGIALTMADEMHTIPEGVSPERPQRLPFVADRDVPLFRAQLTVALANHGIAMDAAQVTALVTHYHLLGEANNRFNLTRLIAPAEAVRWHYLDVLAALPCLTAPDLPDRWVDIGSGGGFPGLVLAVARPDWQFILTERRAKKAAFLRHCVAELDLGRRVQVFAGDIEPGTVRRALSSCGTDVSRETCGILARAVEDGPRRLPRLLRVSPFVSAAFWFGQEDARALASRLPPTWELRQHHPLPTGDRRAVILLTRRTN
- a CDS encoding GDP-L-fucose synthase, producing MEKDARIYVAGHRGLVGSAIVRRLRAEGFTNLLLRTRAELDLTRQTEVEAFFAAERPAYVFLAAAKVGGILANDTYGGDFIRDNLLIQTHVIEAARQTDVQKLLFLGSSCIYPKFAPQPMPENCLLTGILEPTNEPYAVAKIAGLTMVKAYRKQYGFNGISLMPTNLYGPGDNFDLTSSHVLAALLRKFHEARLTSAPTVTVWGTGKPRREFLHVDDLADAALFLMQRYESEDPINVGVGEDISIGELAMMIRDIVGYTGDIIYDTAKPDGTPRKLLDVSRLHALGWQARIGLREGIAATYAWYCAHHGG
- a CDS encoding glycoside hydrolase family 57 protein, yielding MTTGFLSLILHAHLPFVRHPEYPEFLEEDWLYEAISETYVPLLFVFESLHRAGVRVRLTMTLTPPLCEMLVDDLLRERYVRHLGKLVELAEKEIVRTKGTPFAPAAQAHHEHFRAVQNLYENVYHRDLVGAFRRLQDEGVLEIITCCATHGFLPLMRYESARRAQIRVAVRNYEKHFGRLPSGIWLAECAYEPGIDALLAEVGLRYFIVDSHSIMFGSPRPARGIFAPTITPSGVAAFARDVETSEQVWSSLVGYPGHPNYREFYKDLGYEADYDYIKPYLHADGVRRNIGIKYFRVTGKVDLHHKQPYIPAWATETAAEHAGHFLASRQAQMRHLRTVIGRAPLVVSPYDAELYGHWWYEGPQFLDFLIRKIHFDQDEVVLATPSDYLQMFPHNQPQVPSASSWGAEGYNRVWLNRDTQWMYRHQHQAERRMEELARRFPTPGSPLVHRALNQAARELLLAQSSDWAFIITNKTMVQYAEKRFRDHIHRFTRLYEMLTSETVDEDWLAEVEKRDTIFPEMDYRVYAR
- the gmd gene encoding GDP-mannose 4,6-dehydratase, which produces MDKVALITGITGQDGSYLTELLIAKGYAVHGIVRRSSSFSTGRIDHLYRDPHDPLRQLTLHYGDLADSTSLRRILEAVQPDEIYNLAAQSHVKVSFEQAEYTGDVVATGTLRLLESMRDVVARTGKPIRYYQAGSSEMFGAAPPPQSEATLFYPRSPYAVAKVAAYWYTVNYREAYGLFACNGILFNHESERRGETFVTRKITRAVGRIKYGLQKKLYLGNLDAKRDWGFAGDYVEAMWRMLQQAAPDDYVIATGEAHSVREFLEAAFAHVELDWRDYVEIDPRYFRPTEVDHLLGDASKARQHLGWQPQVSFPALVARMVDHDLELARREALVRASL